A genomic region of Micromonospora sp. NBRC 110009 contains the following coding sequences:
- a CDS encoding CehA/McbA family metallohydrolase, which produces MVTHRGTWTLPDRAESILRALPVTVAPGTAALTVRLDHSRDAGVLDLGCLGPDGFRGWSGGARDGFTITADWATPGYLPGALEPGEWQVLLRLHRIPPEGLPYEVTATTGTRVPAPPAEPPEPPRPERPPRPALPEVDGRRWLAGDLHAHTVHSDGNYTIDELAALAVSRGLDFLAVTDHNTVSHHPWLPGSAHRYGITLVPGQEVTTDRGHANAFGPIGWVDFREPADHWLPAVERAGGLLSINHPLGGDCAWRQPVTTRTRLVEVWHSGWWDRTWGAPLAWARAWRPDVVPIGGSDFHRPGADGLPGAPTTWALVDGDPTDEAAVRDALAAGRTAVSAGPDAPLLLRLGDELLALGADGALLGYPDGRHRVVHGDRCLLPAADGLHVLESHRMEVIALCS; this is translated from the coding sequence ATGGTCACGCACCGGGGGACCTGGACGCTGCCGGACCGCGCGGAGAGCATCCTGCGGGCCCTGCCGGTCACCGTGGCCCCGGGGACCGCCGCGCTCACCGTACGGCTCGACCACTCCCGCGACGCGGGCGTGCTCGACCTCGGCTGCCTGGGGCCGGACGGCTTCCGCGGCTGGTCCGGCGGGGCCCGCGACGGCTTCACCATCACCGCCGACTGGGCCACCCCGGGCTACCTGCCCGGCGCGCTGGAGCCCGGCGAGTGGCAGGTGCTGCTGCGGCTGCACCGGATCCCGCCCGAGGGCCTCCCGTACGAGGTCACCGCCACCACCGGCACCCGCGTGCCCGCCCCGCCGGCGGAGCCTCCCGAGCCGCCCCGGCCCGAGCGCCCGCCCCGCCCGGCGCTGCCCGAGGTGGACGGCCGGCGGTGGCTCGCCGGTGACCTGCACGCGCACACCGTGCACAGCGACGGCAACTACACCATCGACGAGCTGGCCGCCCTCGCCGTCTCCCGGGGGCTGGACTTCCTCGCCGTCACCGACCACAACACGGTCAGCCACCACCCCTGGCTGCCCGGGTCGGCGCACCGGTACGGGATCACCCTCGTCCCCGGGCAGGAGGTGACCACCGACCGGGGGCACGCCAACGCCTTCGGGCCGATCGGCTGGGTGGACTTCCGGGAACCGGCCGACCACTGGCTGCCCGCGGTGGAGCGGGCCGGCGGGCTGCTGTCCATCAACCACCCGCTCGGCGGCGACTGCGCCTGGCGGCAGCCGGTGACCACCCGCACCCGGCTCGTCGAGGTCTGGCACTCCGGCTGGTGGGACCGCACCTGGGGGGCCCCGCTCGCGTGGGCGCGGGCGTGGCGACCGGACGTCGTACCGATCGGGGGAAGCGACTTCCACCGGCCCGGCGCGGACGGGCTGCCCGGCGCACCGACCACCTGGGCGCTCGTCGACGGCGACCCGACCGACGAGGCCGCGGTCCGCGACGCCCTGGCCGCCGGCCGCACCGCGGTCTCCGCCGGCCCCGACGCGCCCCTGCTGCTGCGGCTCGGCGACGAGCTGCTGGCCCTGGGCGCGGACGGCGCGCTGCTCGGCTACCCGGACGGGCGGCACCGGGTCGTGCACGGCGACCGGTGCCTGCTGCCGGCCGCCGACGGGCTGCACGTCCTGGAGTCCCACCGCATGGAGGTGATCGCACTGTGCAGCTGA
- a CDS encoding sugar phosphate isomerase/epimerase family protein, producing MQLTGRTRVAGAPVNYGIYQPTDPEVDAEDLLASLAADGYTGVDSGPIGYLGTGATLRRRLADTGIGLAGGWVDLRFADPDGFAADLAQLDAALDVFTAVAVDDPRFAPRPTLACPGDPARMARPGTPPDLAAALPASEWPGFAARVQQAVDRCRDRGLEPVFHYHLGTLVETEAEADRLLELTDVAICLDTGHLTLAGGDPVPAVRRWAGRIGQVHLKGADLGVHRRVRDAGGGLTEVVAAGGFCALGAGDVDLAGVLHGLDETGYAGWLVIEQDAPAHGRDLDRIRADQRANLRWLEEVRR from the coding sequence GTGCAGCTGACCGGACGTACCAGAGTGGCCGGAGCCCCGGTCAACTACGGCATCTACCAGCCGACCGACCCCGAGGTCGACGCCGAGGACCTGCTCGCGTCGCTCGCCGCGGACGGCTACACCGGCGTGGACTCCGGGCCGATCGGCTACCTGGGGACCGGCGCGACGCTGCGCCGCCGGCTGGCCGACACCGGGATCGGGCTCGCCGGCGGCTGGGTCGACCTGCGCTTCGCCGACCCCGACGGCTTCGCCGCGGACCTGGCCCAGCTCGACGCGGCGCTGGACGTGTTCACCGCCGTCGCCGTCGACGACCCGCGCTTCGCGCCCCGCCCGACCCTGGCCTGCCCGGGCGATCCGGCCCGGATGGCCCGTCCCGGCACCCCGCCGGACCTGGCCGCCGCGCTGCCGGCGAGCGAGTGGCCGGGCTTCGCCGCCCGGGTGCAGCAGGCCGTCGACCGCTGCCGCGACCGGGGCCTGGAACCGGTGTTCCACTACCACCTGGGCACCCTGGTGGAGACCGAGGCGGAGGCGGACCGGCTGCTGGAACTCACCGACGTGGCGATCTGCCTCGACACCGGGCACCTGACGTTGGCCGGCGGCGATCCGGTACCGGCGGTCCGCAGGTGGGCGGGGCGGATCGGGCAGGTGCACCTCAAGGGCGCCGACCTGGGCGTGCACCGCCGGGTCCGGGACGCCGGCGGCGGGCTCACCGAGGTGGTCGCGGCCGGCGGGTTCTGCGCGCTGGGTGCCGGCGACGTCGACCTCGCCGGGGTGCTGCACGGCCTGGACGAGACCGGCTACGCCGGCTGGCTGGTGATCGAGCAGGACGCGCCCGCGCACGGCCGGGACCTGGACCGGATCCGGGCGGACCAGCGCGCCAACCTGCGGTGGCTGGAGGAGGTGCGACGATGA